The window ATTATGTGACGGATAATAAGAACAGAAAAGTTGCTGTTCAAATTGATTTAAAAATATATGGAAAACTGTGGGAAGATTTTTATGACAATATGATAGCGGAGCAGAGAAAGGACGAAGAAAAAATACCGCTAAAGGATCTGATCAAGACATTAAAAGAAGAAGGCAAATTGGATGAATCAATATGAGATTATTGTAAGTAAATCTGCTGCAAAAGAGCTCTCAAAATTACCTAAACAGGTCAATAATAAAATTATCAAAGCCATTTTAGCCCTGTCAGGAGATCCTCGACCAAACGGTGCAAAAAAACTTCGTGGAATATCTGAGAACTGGCGAATCCGGATCGGAGATTATCGAGTGATATACGCCGTTGCCGACGAAATACTAGTGGTAGATATCAGAAAAGTAGGACATAGAAAAGATATTTACGAATGATCTTCTCAATTATATCATTTTATGATTATCCGCTATGACATCAGGATGAATATTATTCACAAATAATCATGCTGATAATTGTCAACAGGCGCACAGGTGTCCACCGTCAACAGTCCACAGCAGTCCAAATATCGTTCCTGTAATATTGGCTACGAATTTAATCCATTTTACGGTCATAGAAAAGAAAAAAGCCAAAGCAGATGCTTTGGCTTAAATGTTTACAATTCATTTGGGGAAATTAAATTCTATTCCCACTCGATCGTTGCAGGTGGCTTAGAAGAAATATCGTAAACTACTCTATTTACTCCTTTGACTCTATTGATGATTTCGTTAGACATTTTACCAAGAAATTCATAAGGCAGGTGAATCCAGTCTGCTGTCATTCCATCTACAGAACCTACTGCTCTAAGGGCAACCACTTTTTCATAGGTTCTTTCGTCACCCATAACTCCGACAGATTGGATTGGTAAAAGGATCGCTCCTGCTTGCCAAACTTGGTCATAGAGTCCATGGTCTTTGAGGCCTTGGATAAAGATGTAATCTACTTCTTGGAGTGTCTTTACTTTTTCGGCTGTGATATCTCCTAAAATTCTGATAGCAAGTCCTGGCCCTGGAAAAGGATGCCTTCCTACGATCGTTTCAGGAATTTCCAAAGCTCTTCCTACTTCTCTCACTTCATCTTTGAAGAGTGTATTTAGTGGCTCAACGACAGACAGTTTCATGAAATCAGGAAGGCCGCCCACATTGTGGTGGGATTTGATGGTTGCAGAAGGACCTTTGACAGAAATAGATTCGATCACATCAGGATAAATTGTACCTTGACCCAACCACTTGACTCCATCAATCTTGTTTGCTTCCAGATCAAAAACTTCGATAAAAGCATTTCCTATCGCCTTTCTTTTCAATTCGGGATCAGACACTCCTGCTAAAGCATCATAAAATCGCTGCTTTGCATCTACGCCGATCACGTTTAGTCCCATGTCTTTGTAAGAATGCAGTACTTCCTCGAATTCGTTCTTTCTCAAAAGACCATTATCAACAAACACACAATAGAGGTTGGCTCCAATAGCTCTGTGAATCAAGGTTGCCGCTACAGAAGAATCTACTCCACCTGACAATCCCATGACAACTTTGTCTTGGCCGATCTTGGTTCTCAAGTCTTCAACCGTTGCATCGATAAATACATCAGAGGTCCAATCTTGGGCACATCCACAAATCTGAACTACGAAATTTCTAAGAAGGTTTTTGCCTTCTGAAGAGTGTGTTACCTCTGGGTGAAATTGAATCCCATACGTTTCTTCATTTTGAATTTTGAATGCTGCTACACGGACAGATGAGGTACTTGCGATTACATCAAATCCATCAGGCAATTCCTTGATAGTATCTCCATGTGACATCCAAACAGTTGATCCATGACTCATTTCTTTGAGTAGATCGAAGTGGGTGTCGATATGATTTAAATTGGCCCTTCCGTATTCTCTAATTTCAGAAGGAAGCACTTCACCTCCATATTTGTGCGCAAGGAGTTGGGAACCATAGCAAACACCCAAAAGTGGGAGTTTACCTCTAAAAATATCTAAATCTAAATCCGGTGATCCTTCGTCTCTTACTGAGCAAGGACTTCCCGAAAGGATTACCCCTTTGATGTCTGAGGTGATTTCAGGAATATTATTATAAGGATGAATTTCGCAATATACATTGAGTTCTCTAACTCTTCGGGCGAT is drawn from Belliella baltica DSM 15883 and contains these coding sequences:
- the guaA gene encoding glutamine-hydrolyzing GMP synthase, with translation MAEQILILDFGSQYTQLIARRVRELNVYCEIHPYNNIPEITSDIKGVILSGSPCSVRDEGSPDLDLDIFRGKLPLLGVCYGSQLLAHKYGGEVLPSEIREYGRANLNHIDTHFDLLKEMSHGSTVWMSHGDTIKELPDGFDVIASTSSVRVAAFKIQNEETYGIQFHPEVTHSSEGKNLLRNFVVQICGCAQDWTSDVFIDATVEDLRTKIGQDKVVMGLSGGVDSSVAATLIHRAIGANLYCVFVDNGLLRKNEFEEVLHSYKDMGLNVIGVDAKQRFYDALAGVSDPELKRKAIGNAFIEVFDLEANKIDGVKWLGQGTIYPDVIESISVKGPSATIKSHHNVGGLPDFMKLSVVEPLNTLFKDEVREVGRALEIPETIVGRHPFPGPGLAIRILGDITAEKVKTLQEVDYIFIQGLKDHGLYDQVWQAGAILLPIQSVGVMGDERTYEKVVALRAVGSVDGMTADWIHLPYEFLGKMSNEIINRVKGVNRVVYDISSKPPATIEWE
- a CDS encoding type II toxin-antitoxin system RelE family toxin; protein product: MNQYEIIVSKSAAKELSKLPKQVNNKIIKAILALSGDPRPNGAKKLRGISENWRIRIGDYRVIYAVADEILVVDIRKVGHRKDIYE